The Rhodanobacteraceae bacterium genomic sequence CGGCGGCGACCAGCACCTTCAGCAACACGGTGCCCTGCACGCCTTCGCGCAGCGCCTGGAGCGGGTACGCGGGCGGCGTCGCGGTCTCGTAGGCGATGCTTGCCTCGGCGTTGCCGGCGGCGCCGGTGTCCGAACCCGTGGTTGTCGCCGCCGTTTGCGCAGGCAAGATCGGCGCAACGGTCTCGAAGTTGGGCAGTGAGATGGGCACGGGACGCGTCAGTGGAACGTGCACGCTGGGCGTCGCGACGCGGTGTTCCGCCACGCGCAGGATCGGCACCGTGGGCGGTGCAACGGGCGGTGGCAATTGCGGCAGCACCGCGGCGAGCAACGATTGCGGCGGCGGCGCCTGGACGGGGAACGGCGTGCTGGGTAGCAGTGCGAACAGCACCACCGCGAGGTTCAGGCTCAGGGTCAGCGCCAACGCGAAAGATCGGGTCGCGTGCGGCGCGCATTCGAACGAGCGATCGACGGCCAATGACATCATGATCCACCTCCTTGCGATGAAGAACGTGGTCAGGAACCCGGGCGCGACGGCCCGGTCGGATTTCACGCTACGCCCTTGCAGGCACGCGGACAAGTGCCGACGCGCTGATGGTTACATGGTGTGTCGCATCGGCAATTCGTGCTGGTCCGCCGAGTAGTCGAGTCGGCCGTGCACGATGCGCGCCGCCGAAGTGTACGGATGTTCACCAGGTTCGCCCGGCCCGGTGATGTGCAACACGCGCGTCCCGTGCAGCTTGAACACATCCGAAATGAGACCGCGATGGCAACGCCACCACACCGCTTCGGCGCACATGATCGCGGTGCGTGTTTCGCTCGCAAGCGCCTTCAATCGTTCGACGCCTGCATGGAATGCTTCGGTCTGCATGTAATCGGCGTAGCCGCGGAACGCGGGATGCCGCCACGCGGTGTTGGGCGAATCCGGCTGTACCTTGCGGCGCCCGCCGAGTTCGGTGAAGGGTTCGTAGACGATGCCGGCGGCACGCACCGCGTCACGCAACGGTTCCGCGTTGAAGTGCGGGTATTTGCGCGAGCCGGGAAAGTGGCGCACGTCGGCCAGTGTTTCGATGCGGTTGCCTTGCAGCAAAGCGATGAACTCGTCGAGGCTGCGCGTCGAATGGCCGATGGTCCACAGCGTTTCCGGCCATGCCGCCGGGACGGTTTGCTTGCGTGCAGGCATGCAGCAAGCATACGCGCACGGGCATGAACATCCTGTGCAGTGCCTGTCGCGCCCGCGGGCGCGTCCATCACGTACCAGGTCGGGCCTTCCGGCCCTCCTACAATGGGCGCATGAACACGTACACCACCGCCAATACCGTCGAGGAATTCCGCCGGCACCTCGACGATGTGCACGCGCGCATCGCGGCGGCCTGCGCGCGCGCCGGCCGCGATCCCGCCACGGTGCGTCTGCTGCCCGTCAGCAAGACGGTGCCGGAGGCGCGCCTCCGCAACGCCTACGCGGCGGGTTGCCGGATGCTGGGCGAAAACAAGGTGCAGGAAGCGCACGGCAAATGGCAGGCGATGTCGGATCTCCCCGATTTGCGCTGGTCGATCATCGGTCACCTGCAGACCAACAAGGCCAAACTGGTCGCGGAATTCGCAGCCGAGTTCCAGGCGCTCGACAGCCTGCGCGTCGCCGAGGCGCTGGACAAACGCCTGCAGTCTTTGGGCCGTTCGCTGGACGTGCTGGTGCAGGTGAACACCTCGAACGAAGCCAGCAAATTCGGCCTGCCGCCGGACGACGTGGAAGCGTTCGTCAAGCAACTTCCGGCGTTTGCGTCGTTGTGCGCGCGCGGCCTGATGACACTGGCGCTGTTTTCCGATGATGCGGCGAAGGTGCGGCCGTGCTTCGTGCGCCTGCGCGAGTTGCGCGATCGCCTGCGTCAGTCCGCCCCGGACGGCATCGCGATGGATGAACTCTCGATGGGGATGTCCGGCGATTACGAACTCGCGATCGAGGAAGGCTCGACCATCGTACGCGTGGGGCAGGCGATCTTCGGTGCGCGCAAGCTGCCCGACAGCGCGTATTGGCCGGATGCCGCGACCCCGGGCGCCTGATCAGAACAGCCGGCTGAAGATCCGTATGCCGGCAAGGTATTCACCGGCGATGGTGCCGAGGTTGCTGAGCATGAACACCAGCAATGTGCGCGCGACGCGGTTGCGCCACCAACCGGAGACGTGCAGCAGGTCGTGCCGCAGCGACTGGAAATCCGCAACGCGCGGTTTGCGCAGCCACGCCTCGACCATGCCGGAGAACACGCCCGATGACAGCCCCGGCGGGCGCAATGGTTTCAGCGGTCCCATCACCGCGGCGGTAAGCACGGACAGCGGGTGTCCGCCGGCGACCGCGGCGCCGATGGCGCTGAAGACGGCGGTATAGATCACCCAATCGCGCAACGCGTGCCAACCCATCGCGGCATTTCGATAAAACAGGAACGCGATCGCTGCGAAGATCGCGAGCATGATGCCGATTGCGAGGTACTTCGGCCATTTCGGCGCAGGCATCTTCGCGGCCAGCGGTTCGATGATGGTGCGCGGCGGTTCGGTTTGCGCGCCGAGTTCGCGCTCGATGCCCGCCAGATGCCCCGCGCCGATCACCACCAGCACGCGTTTCGCGGCCGGGTGTTGCGTGGATTCCTCGCGCAGTCGCGCGGCCATGAAGCGGTCGCGCTCGCCGATCAGCGCTTCGTACAACGGCTTGGAATTGCGCGCGAATTCGCCGAACGCGCTTTCCAGGATGTCGCCCTGTTTCAGCTTCTCGATCTCGGCCTCGTCGATGTCGTCATGCGA encodes the following:
- a CDS encoding Pheromone shutdown protein, whose translation is MNTNPDSGGATPAPDPLHDQPLTRVERDGVEYVLLGTAHVSRASVDAVKALVEREPFDAIAIELCESRARGMRDPEAFAKMDLFQVIRTGKAGMVFASLALSSFQQRIAEQYGIEPGAEMKAAMAAADARGLPLWLVDREIGTTLNHAYRGVRFRDRMGIVGSLIASVFSHDDIDEAEIEKLKQGDILESAFGEFARNSKPLYEALIGERDRFMAARLREESTQHPAAKRVLVVIGAGHLAGIERELGAQTEPPRTIIEPLAAKMPAPKWPKYLAIGIMLAIFAAIAFLFYRNAAMGWHALRDWVIYTAVFSAIGAAVAGGHPLSVLTAAVMGPLKPLRPPGLSSGVFSGMVEAWLRKPRVADFQSLRHDLLHVSGWWRNRVARTLLVFMLSNLGTIAGEYLAGIRIFSRLF
- a CDS encoding Pyridoxal phosphate-containing protein YggS: MNTYTTANTVEEFRRHLDDVHARIAAACARAGRDPATVRLLPVSKTVPEARLRNAYAAGCRMLGENKVQEAHGKWQAMSDLPDLRWSIIGHLQTNKAKLVAEFAAEFQALDSLRVAEALDKRLQSLGRSLDVLVQVNTSNEASKFGLPPDDVEAFVKQLPAFASLCARGLMTLALFSDDAAKVRPCFVRLRELRDRLRQSAPDGIAMDELSMGMSGDYELAIEEGSTIVRVGQAIFGARKLPDSAYWPDAATPGA